The segment TAAAGGTGTTGAAGAAGGTAAGAAGAGCCTTGCTATCGCACTGACGCTGCAATCCGTTGAACGTACGCTAGAAGAAGCGGATATTGCTGCAGCAGTAGAAGCTATCGTTAAAGCGGTATCTGAGCAGTTTGGCGCGAGTCTACGCGACTAATAAGTACTAAAGCAGTTCACGCATTAAAAGCAGGTTATATAACCTGCTTTTTTTCGCCGCTATGATGAGAAACTGACGTGAAATTGTCTCCAGTTTAGGAAAAATGTAATTTATTGATAAATAGCTAAATTGTTCTGGTCTGGACGCAAAATTTTTTAAAATCACACAATAAGATGAAAATTCTTTAAATTTAAATTATTTAAGGATTTTAATGTTGTTTTTGTTTTTCATTATCGGTTTTATAGTTTTAAATTATGCTTATATGGGTATTATATGTGTGTGATTTAATGCTGTTGGAAGTTAAGCTTAAATAAAAAAGTTGGCGAAAATCATAAGCTTGGCATACACTTTTCTCGTAAAGCCGATATGTCGTTGATTGGCTAAGCAAAATTGCTCTGGCGCTGTCGTTAGACAGCAAGGTTTAACATAGCTTTGAGGGAAGTTTTATGGCGCTCACAAAGGCCGAATTGGCTGAAAACCTGTTCGAAAAACTCGGGTTTAGCAAACGGGATGCCAAGGAAACGGTTGAAGTGTTTTTTGAAGAAATTCGTAAAGCACTAGAAAGTGGCGAACAGGTAAAACTCTCCGGTTTTGGTAATTTTGATTTACGAGACAAGAATGAACGTCCTGGTCGAAATCCAAAAACGGGTGAAGACATTCCGATTACCGCTCGACGAGTTGTTACGTTCCGTCCGGGGCAAAAATTAAAAGCCCGCGTAGAGAACATAAAAGTCGCGAAATAGTCGCCAGTATTAGACCACGCCATATCGCGTGGTCTTTTGTTTATATGAAGTGTTATATTAAGTTTCAACCACCCCTGACGGTGGTTGATGTTTTTATGCTGCTTGAATATGTGTGGTGATATAAGGCTGCCAAGCCTGTTGGTAAAGGTTTTTCGATTCACTACGCATACGTTTTATCTTGGCTGTTTCGAGTGAGGTTAGTGGACGTTGTTCGCGTTTTGCCACACGCTCAATGTGCTGGATTTGTTCATAAAGCTTATGTTCTGCACCATTTTTCACATTTGCAATCGCTTTTAAGTGAAACTGCACTTCCGCAATAATACCCGTCTTAGGTAACTCGATCAGAATATTCAAATCACGATAGCCAGAAGGGGCCGGTGATTTAAAACGATTCTTCACTTTGACAATGGTTGCTTCTTTACTCAGTGACTCATAAGCATCCATAAGGCTGGATACATCGTTCGCTACAATGGTTGCTCGCGCTAAATCAGTGATTCGGGCAGCGTTACCATCAAGTTCGGTAATCACTTTTTCTTTGGCTCTGTGGGCGGATTTCACTCCTGCAAAGTAGGCTTCGGTGGATGTTAATAGCGCGGTACTTTTACATAAGGTTTCGAGTTCTGCCTGCGCATAGTGTGACTTGCTGTAGAGGATATCGAAGTCGTTATAGGGTTGATATATGGCTTCTTTCGAAGTGGCAATAGAATACAAGCCGCTTAAGCTGTGTTTAAAGCGCTTAGAGGTGAGTTGATTTTCAAATTCACCGCCTTGTGCCTCTGCTGGCATGGTAGGGGGCACAGCCGCGAATGCCGGTGCTCGGCTCAATACTAGAAGCATTAGGGCCGCAGTACGTAGGAACTGGCTCATTCACTCTCCTTGGTTTGTGCTGAAAAATCAAAAGTGGCATTTAAGGGCGCGTTTTTCAGATAGCAAATTTCAAGAAGCTGTAATAATCAAATGGGGCTGTAAGCTTTGAATTCAATGCAGTTTGCCGACTCAATATGGTTATTGTCTATCAGTTCACATTTTTAGCGTGTGTAGGTAAGAGCATTGATGAGCACTTATAGTTCCTTACCCGGTTGTAAATGAATGTTTCTGATTATGCGAAATGAGATTTGACTATCTCTGTGAATGAGAAATGGTTACCCTTATGGGCCGAATAAAACCAAACACATTTAGAGAGCGTTGATGAAAGATCCAGAATTCTGGCATAGCAAATGGGCGTCCAATCAAATTGGTTTCCACCTTGATGACGTGAATCCGTTATTGATAGAACACTGGCACAGAACAGAGCCCAAAAGAGAAGATAAAATCTTTGTTCCTTTATGTGGTAAAAGTGAAGACTTAGTGTGGCTGGCGACAAAGCATAATCAAGTGCATGGCGTAGAACTAAGCTCTATTGCTGTTCGTTCTTTTTTTGCTGAGCATTTCTATACTCCGTTAGTGATTCAACTGAATGCGCACCATGAGTTAT is part of the Vibrio diazotrophicus genome and harbors:
- the ihfA gene encoding integration host factor subunit alpha; this encodes MALTKAELAENLFEKLGFSKRDAKETVEVFFEEIRKALESGEQVKLSGFGNFDLRDKNERPGRNPKTGEDIPITARRVVTFRPGQKLKARVENIKVAK
- a CDS encoding phosphoribosylglycinamide formyltransferase — translated: MSQFLRTAALMLLVLSRAPAFAAVPPTMPAEAQGGEFENQLTSKRFKHSLSGLYSIATSKEAIYQPYNDFDILYSKSHYAQAELETLCKSTALLTSTEAYFAGVKSAHRAKEKVITELDGNAARITDLARATIVANDVSSLMDAYESLSKEATIVKVKNRFKSPAPSGYRDLNILIELPKTGIIAEVQFHLKAIANVKNGAEHKLYEQIQHIERVAKREQRPLTSLETAKIKRMRSESKNLYQQAWQPYITTHIQAA